A window of Aquipuribacter hungaricus genomic DNA:
CGTCCCGGGCACCCCGTCCTCGCGCGGTCGTCCCCGCGCCGGACCAGGGTACGACGCGGACTACACCCGTGTAGTTCGCAGCCGCGCCGCGTGCACCGTGTCGAGGACGAGCAGGAACGCCCCCTGCACGACGACGCCCGCGCCGTCCCCGCGGCTGTCGCGCCCGCGCACGGTCCCCGCCCGCCAGAGCAGGACGCCCGCGACGACGTACCCGACGTCCAGGACGCTGTTGAGCAGCAGCAGCCGGCGCAGCGACGCGGCGGCCTGCGGCTCCGGGGCGGGCCGCGGCGGGCGCAGCGACAGCGCCGCCACGCCCAGGTCGACCGCCCCCCAGGCCACGGTCTGGCGGGCCAC
This region includes:
- a CDS encoding DUF6992 family protein; this translates as VARQTVAWGAVDLGVAALSLRPPRPAPEPQAAASLRRLLLLNSVLDVGYVVAGVLLWRAGTVRGRDSRGDGAGVVVQGAFLLVLDTVHAARLRTTRV